A single genomic interval of Oryza sativa Japonica Group chromosome 7, ASM3414082v1 harbors:
- the LOC4344079 gene encoding gamma carbonic anhydrase 2, mitochondrial, translating to MGTLGRAIYTAGKWIRGTGQAMDRLGSTIQGGLRVDEQLPRHRTIMNIFEKEPRIHKDVFVAPSAAVIGDIEIGHGSSIWYGSILRGDVNSIHIGVGTNIQDNSLVHVSKANISGKVLPTIIGNSVTIGHSAVLHACIVEDEAFVGMGATLLDGVVVEKHSMVGAGSLVKQNTRIPSGEVWVGNPAKFLRKLTEEEMAFIAQSATNYINLAQVHAAENAKTFDEIELEKMLRKKFAHKDEEYDSMLGVVREIPPELILPDSILPNKAQKAVAH from the exons ATGGGGACCCTGGGGCGGGCGATCTACACGGCGGGGAAGTGGATCCGCGGCACGGGGCAGGCCATGGACCGCCTCGGATCCACCATCCAGGGCGGCCTCCGCGTCGACGAGCAGC TGCCAAGGCATCGCACAATCATGAACATATTTGAGAAAGAGCCCAGAATCCACAAGGATGTTTTTGTTGCTCCCAGTGCAGCTGTGATTGGTGATATTGAGATTGGACATGGATCCTCAATCTGGTATGGCTCCATTTTAAGAG GTGATGTCAACAGCATTCATATTGGAGTTGGAACAAATATACAAGACAATTCCCTTGTACATGTTTCAAAAGCTAATATCAGTGGGAAGGTTCTCCCAACCATAATTGGAAACAGTGTTACAATAG GTCACAGTGCTGTTCTACACGCATGCATCGTCGAGGATGAAGCTTTTGTTGGTATGGGTGCCACTCTGCTTGATGGAGTGGTGGTTGAAAAGCACAGCATGGTTGGTGCAGGATCCCTTGTAAAGCAAAACACCAGGATTCCTTCTGGAGAG GTCTGGGTTGGTAATCCTGCCAAGTTCCTAAGAAAGCTTACTGAAGAGGAGATGGCGTTCATTGCACAGTCAGCAACAAACTATATCAATTTGGCTCAAGTCCACGCAGCCGAGAATGCCAAGACCTTCGATGAGATTGAGCTCGAGAAGATGCTGAGGAAGAAGTTTGCGCACAAAGACGAGGAGTACGATTCGATGCTCGGCGTGGTCCGTGAGATCCCACCAGAGCTTATCCTCCCGGACAGTATCCTCCCAAACAAGGCTCAAAAAGCTGTTGCTCACTGA
- the LOC9268360 gene encoding probable carboxylesterase 18 — MYSLRWCTARMQREMPADADMTRRRRSPSLPCAVRVQAAGFALGHRRDGSVRRLVFSLLDIHVRAKRRAGVRSVDVTIDASRGLWARVFSPPPTKGEAAQALPVVVFFHGGGFVLFSAASCYYDRLCRRICRELRAVVVSVNYRLAGPARRFPAAYDDGLAALRYLDANGLAEAAGVAAVDLSSCFLAGDSAGGNMVHHVAQRWAAASAASPSSSTTLRLAGAVLIQPFFGGEERTEEELELDKAALTLSLARTDYYWREFLPEGATRDHPAAHVCGGGEHDVEVAEAFPAAMVAIGGFDLLKGWQARYVEALRGKGKAVRVVEYPGAIHGFCLFPELADSGEFVEEMKLFVQEHRTKRVQ; from the coding sequence ATGTACTCATTGCGTTGGTGCACTGCACGCATGCAGCGAGAGATGCCCGCCGACGCTGACatgacgcgccgccgccgctcgccgtcgctacCGTGCGCGGTGCGCGTGCAGGCGGCCGGCTTCGCGCTCGGGCACCGCCGGGACGGCAGCGTCCGGCGCCTCGTCTTCTCCCTCTTGGACATCCACGTCAGGGCCAAGCGCCGCGCCGGCGTCCGCTCCGTCGACGTCACCATCGACGCCTCACGCGGCCTCTGGGCGCGCGTcttctccccgccgccgacgaagggagaggcggcgcaggcgctcccggtcgtcgtcttcttccacggcggcggcttcgtgctcttctccgccgcctcctgctacTACGACAGGCTCTGCCGCCGCATCTGCCGCGAGCTCCGCGCCGTGGTGGTGTCCGTCAACTaccgcctcgccggccccgcgcgccgcttcCCCGCCGCCTACGACgacggcctcgccgcgctccgctACCTCGACGCCAACGGCCTCGCggaggccgccggcgtcgccgccgtcgacctctcCAGCTgcttcctcgccggcgacagcgCAGGGGGCAACATGGTGCACCACGTGGCCCAGCgctgggcggcggcgtccgccgcctcaccgtcgtcgtcgacgacgctccggctcgccggcgccgtgctgATCCAGCCATTcttcggcggcgaggagcggacggaggaggagctggAGCTCGACAAGGCGGCGCTCACGCTGTCGCTAGCGAGGACGGACTACTACTGGCGGGAGTTCCTGCCGGAGGGCGCCACACGGGACCACCCGGCGGCGCAcgtgtgcggcggcggcgagcacgacgtcgaggtggcggaggcgttcccggcggcgatggtggcgatcGGAGGGTTCGACCTGCTCAAGGGGTGGCAGGCGAGGTACGTGGAGGCGCTGCGCGGGAAGGGGAAGGCGGTGCGGGTGGTGGAGTACCCGGGCGCCATCCATGGCTTCTGCTTGTTCCCGGAGCTCGCCGACTCCGGCGAGTTCGTGGAGGAGATGAAGCTGTTCGTCCAGGAGCATAGAACCAAGCGTGTGCAGTAG
- the LOC4344080 gene encoding probable carboxylesterase 18, giving the protein MARQICRIGHIEDQSTTSLLQFTQKEKKNSPPHLVQQEMAGVDRSRRSSSSPPPLPWTVRVQLAALSAAHRSDGSVRRLLFYLGDLHAAASPRPDAAGVRSVDVTIDASRGLWARVFCPPTNTAAVKLPVVVYFHGGGFVLFSAASRPYDALCRRISRGVGAVVVSVNYRLAPEHRFPAAYDDGLAALRYLDANGLAEAAAELGAAVDLSRCFLAGDSAGGNIVHHVAQRWAASTTSPSSSLRLAGAVLISPFFGGEERTEEEVGLDKASLSLSLARTDYFWREFLPEGATRDHAAARVCGGERVELAEAFPPAMVVIGGFDLLKGWQARYVAALREKGKAVRVVEYPDAIHGFHAFPELADSGKLVEEMKQFVQEHSSNHEFL; this is encoded by the exons ATGGCGCGACAGATTTGTCGCATTGGTCACATCGAAGATCAAAGCACCACATCACTCCTGCAATTcactcaaaaagaaaaaaaaaactctcctcCACACTTGGTGCAGCAAGAGATGGCCGGCGTTGACCGCAgccgccggtcgtcgtcgtcgccgccgccgcttccgtgGACGGTGCGCGTGCAGCTTGCTGCGCTCTCGGCCGCGCACCGGTCCGACGGCAGCGTGCGGCGCCTCCTCTTCTACCTCGGCGACCTCCACGCCGCGGCCAGCCCCCGTCCCGACGCGGCCGGCGTCCGCTCCGTCGACGTCACCATCGACGCCTCCCGCGGCCTCTGGGCGCGCGTGTTCTGCCCGCCCACGAACACGGCGGCGGTGAAGCTCCCGGTCGTCGTCTACTtccacggcggcggcttcgtgCTCTTCTCCGCGGCGTCGCGCCCCTACGACGCGctctgccgccgcatctcccgcgGGGTCGGAGCCGTGGTGGTGTCCGTGAACTACCGCCTCGCCCCCGAGCACCGCTTCCCCGCCGCCTACGACgacggcctcgccgcgctccgctACCTCGACGCCAACGGCCtcgcggaggccgccgccgagctcggcgccgccgtcgacctctcCCGCTgcttcctcgccggcgacagcgCGGGCGGGAACATCGTGCACCACGTGGCCCAGCGCTGGGCGGCGtccaccacctcgccgtcgtcgtcgctccggctcgccggcgccgtgctgATATCGCCCTTcttcggcggcgaggagcggacggaggaggaggtggggctcGACAAGGCGAGCCTCTCGCTGTCGCTGGCGAGGACGGACTACTTCTGGCGGGAGTTCCTGCCGGAGGGcgccacccgggaccacgcggcggcgcgcgtgtgcggcggcgagcgcgtcgaGCTGGCGGAGGCGTTCCCGCCGGCGATGGTGGTGATCGGCGGGTTCGACCTGCTCAAGGGATGGCAGGCGAGGTACGTGGCGGCGCTGCGCGAGAAGGGGAAGGCGGTGCGGGTGGTGGAGTACCCGGACGCCATCCATGGCTTCCACGCGTTCCCGGAGCTCGCCGACTCCGGCAAGCTCGTGGAGGAGATGAAGCAGTTCGTCCAGGAGCATAGCTCCAACC ATGAATTTCTCTGA